Proteins encoded in a region of the Streptomyces sp. NBC_01471 genome:
- a CDS encoding ATP-binding protein, with the protein MPRIRASASHLFVPRKASRAEQRAARAGFADARRQARLAGAPPKSRQEAALDPELRPIYPPSGRPGPSSGRGGKLTLPRHRMTTATVSGAYPFLAEGGLGAEGIFIGRDVHAEAAFCYDPFSLYNSGRIEGFTNPNAVLAGIIGMGKSALAKSIATRAIAHGYRIYVPCDPKGEWTAVSQALGGYTIALGPGLPGRLNPLDAPARPASVSESDWSAEIRKRRLLLLAGLARTVLKRDLLPMEHTALDLALDLVVADADANDTVPLLGEIAHTLGSPERLDRALDDQASHMGTAAQDLAHALRRLVHGDLSGMFDAPSTVAFDPSTPMLSIDLSRLGGSGDDTALVLAMTCASAWMESALADPDGGRRWVIYDEAWRVMRHIGLLERMQSQWKLSRGLGIANLMIIHRLSDLLSAGDAGSRGRVLAEGLLADCSTRIIYRQEPDQLAAAASLLGLTGVETQAVSALTKGRGLWKVAGRSFITQHLLHPAERELFDTDARMSA; encoded by the coding sequence ATGCCCAGGATCCGTGCCAGCGCCTCCCATCTGTTCGTCCCCCGCAAGGCATCACGTGCCGAGCAGCGAGCCGCTCGCGCCGGTTTCGCTGACGCCCGCCGCCAGGCACGCCTCGCCGGAGCCCCGCCCAAATCCCGCCAGGAGGCAGCCCTCGACCCGGAGCTGAGGCCGATCTACCCGCCGTCCGGGCGCCCCGGGCCTTCCTCGGGGCGCGGCGGCAAGCTCACGCTGCCCCGCCACCGCATGACCACCGCCACCGTGTCCGGCGCCTACCCCTTCCTCGCCGAAGGCGGCCTGGGCGCGGAGGGCATCTTCATCGGTCGTGACGTCCACGCGGAGGCCGCTTTCTGCTACGACCCGTTCTCGCTCTACAACAGCGGCCGGATCGAGGGCTTCACCAACCCCAACGCCGTCCTGGCCGGGATCATCGGCATGGGAAAGTCCGCGCTGGCCAAGTCCATCGCTACCAGGGCGATTGCCCACGGCTACCGGATCTACGTACCGTGCGACCCGAAGGGCGAGTGGACGGCTGTCTCTCAGGCCCTCGGGGGCTACACCATCGCGCTGGGCCCCGGTCTGCCCGGCAGGCTCAATCCTCTGGATGCCCCAGCCCGGCCCGCTTCCGTCAGCGAGAGCGACTGGTCCGCGGAGATCCGTAAGCGCCGTCTGCTGCTGCTGGCCGGGCTCGCGCGCACGGTACTGAAGCGCGATCTCCTACCGATGGAGCACACAGCCCTGGACCTCGCGCTCGACCTGGTCGTCGCCGACGCTGACGCCAACGACACGGTGCCGCTGCTCGGCGAGATCGCGCACACACTCGGCTCACCCGAGCGCCTCGACCGGGCCCTGGACGACCAGGCCAGTCACATGGGGACTGCCGCACAGGACCTCGCCCACGCCCTGCGCCGACTGGTACACGGTGACTTGAGCGGGATGTTCGACGCGCCCTCGACCGTGGCCTTCGACCCGAGCACGCCGATGCTGTCCATCGACCTCTCCCGCCTCGGGGGCTCCGGCGACGACACCGCCCTGGTCCTGGCGATGACGTGCGCGAGCGCCTGGATGGAATCCGCACTCGCCGACCCGGACGGCGGCCGACGCTGGGTGATCTACGACGAGGCGTGGCGCGTGATGCGGCACATCGGGCTGCTGGAGCGCATGCAGTCGCAGTGGAAGCTCTCCCGGGGTCTCGGCATCGCGAACTTGATGATCATCCATCGCCTCAGCGACCTGCTGAGTGCAGGCGATGCCGGCTCGCGCGGCCGGGTCCTGGCCGAGGGGCTTCTCGCGGACTGCTCCACCCGCATCATCTACCGCCAGGAACCCGACCAGCTCGCCGCCGCCGCGTCACTGCTCGGTCTGACCGGCGTCGAGACCCAGGCCGTATCCGCCCTGACCAAGGGCCGGGGTCTGTGGAAGGTCGCAGGCCGGAGCTTCATCACCCAGCACCTCCTGCACCCGGCCGAACGCGAGCTGTTCGACACCGACGCCCGCATGTCCGCCTAG
- a CDS encoding DUF6238 family protein, with protein sequence MSRTTSPTAQDFVPFATAALDFHRTLNVPAGPLVTSRAELDALHAHLVSLHGLLDAHGSRTGQLVPVEGDQLRATRTRIWQAADHVHAAYHAAPRPDSGEVPDREACQTGLPEGAPELTICQRHQRTAHLVRRRTTPADLHAPFTGLIRH encoded by the coding sequence ATGTCCCGCACCACCAGCCCGACCGCGCAGGACTTCGTGCCGTTCGCCACCGCCGCGCTCGATTTCCACCGCACACTCAACGTCCCGGCCGGTCCGCTGGTCACCAGCCGCGCCGAGCTGGACGCCCTGCACGCCCACCTCGTCTCACTGCACGGCCTGCTCGACGCCCACGGCTCCCGCACCGGCCAGCTCGTGCCGGTCGAGGGCGACCAGCTGCGTGCGACTCGCACCCGGATCTGGCAGGCCGCCGACCACGTCCACGCCGCGTACCACGCGGCGCCCCGGCCGGACTCCGGCGAGGTACCCGACCGCGAGGCGTGCCAGACCGGTCTGCCGGAAGGCGCTCCGGAGCTGACCATCTGCCAGCGCCATCAGCGCACCGCGCACCTGGTCCGCCGCCGCACCACCCCGGCCGACCTGCACGCGCCGTTCACCGGCCTCATCCGCCACTGA